In Aspergillus fumigatus Af293 chromosome 4, whole genome shotgun sequence, one genomic interval encodes:
- a CDS encoding ubiquitin-conjugating enzyme E2 — translation MATKAAYKRLTREYQNIQKNPPPYIVAHPSESNILEWHYILTGPPGTPYENGQYWGTLMFPPEYPFAPPAIRMHTPSGRFQPSSRLCLSISDFHPKSFNPAWEVSTILIGLLSFMTSEEMTTGSVSASEAERRVLAARSRWWNSTGGGSHISATPGVTPTARGINNVKAGDGGLKFRSEWPELDQENWQWMRENRIDTNTGQLIPDPNSSVTKCSPETSALRRRPNASAPGLGAVMEGGQVAREAGQSWARRNKIWIGWSTMSKVEFSEICFLFTPIRRYFFFFLSSGPEGPSYVFEIGSAKETARD, via the exons ATGGCGACGAAAGCAGCGTACAAGCGA CTCACCCGCGAGTATCAAAACATCCAAAAGAATCCCCCGCCATACATTGTGGCGCATCCATCGGAGTCCAACATTCTCGA ATGGCATTATATTCTCACTGGTCCTCCTGGAACACCTTACGAGAATGGCCAATACTGGGGCACATTGATGTTTCCTCCGGAGTATCCGTTTGCACCCCCTGCAATCCGTATGCACACTCCAAGTGGCCGGTTCCAACCGTCGTCTCGACTGTGCCTCAGCATCAGTGACTTTCATCCCAAATCCTTCAATCCAGCCTGGGAGGTTTCCACCATTTTGATCGGGCTGCTATCCTTCATGACTAGTGAAGAAATGACCACCGGTAGTGTCAGTGCTTCGGAGGCAGAACGGAGAGTGTTGGCTGCGCGCTCAAGGTGGTGGAACTCTACAGGTGGAGGTTCTCACATCAGCGCAACCCCAGGAGTGACTCCTACGGCGAGGGGAATTAACAATGTGAAGGCTGGAGATGGCGGCCTCAAGTTCCGCAGCGAATGGCCAGAACTGGATCAGGAGAATTGGCAATGGATGAGAGAAAACCGCATTGATACAAACACTGGGCAGCTGATACCAGACCCTAACTCTTCAGTCACAAAGTGCTCTCCAGAGACAAGCGCACTCCGCAGGCGTCCAAACGCAAGCGCACCTGGACTCGGTGCGGTAATGGAGGGTGGCCAGGTCGCACGAGAAGCAGGTCAGAGCTGGGCTCGTCGAAACAAGATCTGGATTG GCTGGTCAACGATGTCCAAGGTTGAGTTTTCCGAAATTTGTTTCTTGTTCACGCCAATACGCCgctatttttttttttttttatcgaGTGGTCCTGAGGGACCATCGTATGTCTTTGAAATCGGTTCCGCGAAGGAGACAGCTAGAGACTAG
- the sam50 gene encoding SAM complex subunit SAM50, which produces MASFSPPGASRGQPKRTVRGLLAIAAAEMSSPLSAEDEDIFERLQQRADPKVLEEQQQAINERVHAIYQKAQMRLGELIDQNSTLPCAISSVQVLNATHTRRSFLQSIFDPLLSVNQSRPYTLSEALREISSRADKLGKFDIFQQPISVYIDQSQDAKSQNGIPNIDVFFSVKEKSRVLLKTGTDLGNTEGSAYGNLLWRNVFGGAETLNLNAAMGTRTRSAYQAAFETPILSDPDFRFELGGIASSTQKSWANHEEVLKGGWSKLRWLSQSGHRHEIGYNGFWRQVTGLAENASPTVRADAGDSVKSSIFHSWVADRRDNPLLPSRGYYAKAFNELAGWGPLKGDVSFWKSEVEAQGAIPIPIPGIKGDSGISFTTGFRAGLLYPLGLDSDSRPQLSRINDRFVLGGPTDVRGFRLCGLGPHDGADAVGGDVYAAGSANLFLPLPRVGADKPLRLQAFVNGGRLLPLRTLQKEAPTNSTEVKDAMTATISELGNGLPSVAAGIGLVYAHPVARFELNFSLPLVLRKGEEGRKGLQLGIGINFL; this is translated from the exons ATGGCTTCATTCTCGCCGCCGGGAGCATCTAGAGGGCAACCGAAAAGGACTGTACGAGGTCTCTTGGCCATTGCAGCCGCAGAAATGTCCTCGCCACTCTctgctgaagatgaagac ATCTTCGAGCGTCTCCAACAGCGAGCCGACCCGAAAGTACTcgaagagcagcaacaggccATCAACGAACGAGTTCATGCTATCTACCAGAAGGCGCAGATGCGTCTTGGAGAGCTG ATTGACCAGAACTCAACTCTTCCATGCGCGATATCGTCGGTCCAAGTGCTTAATGCGACTCATACACGCAGAAGCTTCCTGCAATCTATATTCGACCCACTCTTAAGCGTCAATCAATCACGGCCCTATACTCTCTCTGAGGCGTTGCGAGAGATCTCGTCCCGTGCTGACAAGCTCGGAAAATTCG ATATCTTTCAGCAACCGATTTCAGTGTATATCGACCAGTCACAAGATGCGAAGTCGCAAAACGGAATACCCAACATCGATGTCTTTTTCTCTGTTAAGGAAAAGTCCCGTGTACTCCTGAAGACAGGAACTGACCTTGGAAACACTGAAGGCTCGGCCTATGGAAATCTCCTCTGGCGCAATGTTTTTGGTGGTGCAGAGACCCTCAATCTGAATGCTGCTATGGGCACCAGGACAAGGTCTGCCTATCAAGCTGCTTTCGAAACCCCCATTCTTAGCGATCCGGATTTCCGCTTCGAACTTGGTGGTATTGCGAGTTCAACGCAAAAGTCCTGGGCGAATCATGAAGAAGTGCTGAAGGGTGGCTGGAGTAAGCTCCGCTGGCTTAGCCAATCCGGTCATCGCCATGAGATCGGATACAATGGCTTCTGGAGACAGGTTACTGGACTGGCTGAGAACGCGTCGCCCACGGTCCGGGCTGATGCAGGGGACAGTGTGAAGAGCAGTATTTTCCACAGCTGGGTCGCAGATCGAAGAGATAACCCTCTCCTTCCATCCCGTGGTTACTACGCCAAAGCCTTCAACGAATTGGCCGGATGGGGTCCCCTGAAGGGAGATGTCTCGTTTTGGAAGTCGGAGGTCGAAGCCCAGGGAGCAATTCCCATTCCAATTCCCGGAATTAAAGGTGACAGTGGTATCAGCTTCACAACCGGTTTCCGTGCAGGTCTTCTGTATCCTTTGGGGCTGGACTCTGATTCCCGACCTCAGCTATCTCGCATCAATGACCGCTTCGTACTTGGAGGCCCGACAGACGTCCGCGGCTTCCGCCTCTGTGGACTCGGTCCTCACGATGGAGCCGATGCTGTAGGAGGTGATGTGTATGCTGCGGGTAGTGCAAATCTTTTCCTGCCTCTTCCCCGAGTCGGTGCGGACAAGCCGCTGCGGCTGCAGGCGTTCGTGAACGGTGGCCGCCTGCTACCCCTGCGCACTTTGCAGAAGGAGGCTCCAACAAACAGCACAGAGGTGAAGGACGCCATGACTGCTACGATTTCAGAGCTAGGGAATGGACTGCCTAGTGTTGCAGCAGGCATTGGGCTCGTGTACGCCCACCCTGTTGCGCGATTTGAGCTGAACTTCTCGCTCCCACTGGTGTTGCGGAAGGGTGAGGAGGGCAGAAAGGGACTGCAGCTCGGAATTGGTATCAACTTCCTGTAG
- a CDS encoding transporter YIP1: protein MAQYYPQQQPYGSQASPQNLQFYPSSYTSVSGHTTPSQATYGGFGGPSGSTAQAYPVGGVGSGYGGFGSPAAGVSGRMGEQGGLRTGWLAAFGTEGYEGEPPLLEELGVNFEHIRTKTLTVLNPFARIDQHLMDDSDLYGALLYIVLYGTFLLLSGKVFYGYIYGVAVFGTVVLHLILSLMSPALDTASAPNAADPSNYDPHHKPTMSDASSVGHFSATLTFPRSASVLGYCFLPLVLTSLVGILIPMDTLFGYLLTTAAVGWCTYSSSGMFCAVARMRGMRGLVAYPLALFYVVFGIMGIFSSRGSGTLAAKTGAA from the exons ATGGCCCAATACTATCCCCAGCAACAGCCCTACGGGTCGCAAGCCTCTCCGCAGAATCTCCAATTTTATCCGTCATCATACACGTCGGTCTCAGGTCATACAACGCCATCGCAAGCTACCTATGGTGGATTTGGCGGACCTTCGGGCTCCACTGCTCAGGCATATCCCGTTGGAGGGGTCGGGAGCGGATATGGTGGCTTTGGGTCCCCTGCCGCTGGAGTGAGTGGGAGGATGGGTGAACAGGGCGGATTAAGGACAGGATGGCTGGCTGCTTTTGGCACGGAGGGCTATGAAGGGGagccgccgctgctggaggagctgggtgTGAATTTTGAGCATATCAGGACCAAG ACTTTGACAGTGCTCAACCCTTTTGCTCGGATCGATCAGCATCTGATGGACGACAGCGATCTGTACGGGGCCCTCCTTTACATCGTGCTCTACGGGAcattcctccttctctcgGGCAAGGTCTTCTATGGCTACATCTATGGTGTCGCCGTCTTTGGTACCGTCGTCCTGCACCTGATTCTCAGTCTTATGTCGCCTGCTCTCGATACGGCGTCGGCGCCCAATGCCGCAGACCCGTCCAACTACGACCCCCATCACAAACCTACCATGTCCGACGCCTCCTCCGTGGGTCATTTCTCTGCCACCCTGACGTTTCCTCGGTCGGCCAGTGTTCTTGGTTATTGTTTCCTGCCCTTGGTTTTGACCAGTCTTGTGGGGATTCTGATCCCGATGGATACTCTGTTCGGGTACTTGTTAACGACGGCCGCGGTCGGCTGGTGCACGTATAGTTCCTCGGGGATGTTCTGTGCTGTGGCCCGGATGCGTGGTATGAGAGGCTTGGTGGCGTACCCGCTTGCTTTATTCTATGTTGTCTTTGGCATCATGGGGATCTTCTCGTCCCGCGGCAGTGGTACCCTGGCCGCTAAAACGGGCGCCGCTTGA
- a CDS encoding putative ubiquitin fusion degradation protein (Ufd1): MAREQDLLQWSSQFFVAAPQRTPKLPGDKITLPQSALEQLLAAAPLSDVSPQGSLRQYTSTFDPFNPHTFAAESRARAQQLDRQKQLPHPLTFRLVNPNNERAIYAGIREFSAAEGEVGLSGFLRQALDIEDEPFQLQTGEHGTETAHSPDLNNREGSGSVRSTRHSTPTITVHAKQLPKGTYVRLRPLEAGYDPEDWKALLERYLRDNFTTLTIGELLSVSGNRNERFRFLVDKVEPEGDGICVVDTDLEVDIVALTEDQARETLQRRLEKASRAPGTKGGSSIGGVLALGETVTGQVIPGEYVDYELSRWDGEETIEVEVEGIDDAVVYLFASPFSSHQRNRPRLDEHVFADFSSQPSKKLRIRPTNIELDGAEALYLSVHAYSQTEAGAGMASSQTLPLRYSMRVVQSSSAIQREQTAAQLDTHEPGDVQCKNCHQWVPQRTLVLHENFCLRNNVLCPQCGNVFQKRSPEWDNHWHCPHDSSHGNDIPSKDRHDGIFHTRRLCPDCGFEADSLPSLAQHRTTVCPEKPILCQFCHLVVPQRGETDPDMLDPEVLLSGLTPHELVDGGRTTECHLCNKIIRLRDMKTHLRHHDLERLSRPAPRICLNQNCGRTLDARAAQSTITPGTDTLGLCSICFGPLYVDTYDPEGKLLRRRIERRYLSQLMSGCGKPWCQNEYCKTGKQHRLSINTSDGGTTSMSVAQILTLVRPLIDAINLRRDAPNTAPFYLCTDQVSQQRRIQAEMIAAEGAMTGGKAYDLPWCVAAVEATAGDLDKAREWLTNWAPARDEEQTFC, from the coding sequence ATGGCTCGGGAGCAAGATTTATTACAGTGGTCATCTCAGTTCTTCGTTGCTGCACCACAGCGCACACCGAAGTTACCTGGAGACAAGATTACTCTGCCACAATCGGCCCTCGAGCAGCTTCTGGCTGCTGCTCCGTTGAGCGATGTATCACCTCAGGGTTCTTTGCGCCAATACACGAGTACCTTTGACCCGTTCAATCCTCACACATTCGCCGCCGAATCGCGAGCTCGAGCACAGCAGCTAGACCGCCAAAAGCAGTTACCTCATCCACTCACTTTCCGACTGGTGAACCCCAACAATGAGCGTGCAATATATGCAGGGATACGAGAGTTTTCAGCTGCGGAGGGAGAAGTGGGTCTCAGCGGTTTTCTACGACAGGCTCTTGACATCGAGGATGAGCCATTCCAATTGCAAACCGGTGAACATGGGACAGAGACGGCGCACTCTCCGGATTTGAACAACCGAGAAGGATCAGGGTCTGTTCGCTCGACCCGCCATTCAACCCCCACAATTACAGTCCATGCCAAGCAGTTGCCAAAAGGCACATATGTGCGCCTACGCCCTCTCGAAGCTGGATACGACCCAGAGGACTGGAAAGCATTGCTGGAGCGCTATTTACGTGACAATTTCACCACTTTGACTATCGGGGAACTTCTTTCGGTGTCCGGGAATCGGAATGAACGGTTTAGATTTCTCGTCGACAAGGTGGAACCCGAAGGCGACGGCATTTGCGTTGTGGATACAGATTTGGAGGTTGATATTGTGGCTTTGACTGAAGACCAGGCAAGAGAGACATTGCAAAGACGGTTAGAGAAAGCTTCTCGTGCTCCCGGCACCAAAGGGGGCAGCTCCATTGGCGGAGTTCTCGCCCTGGGAGAAACAGTCACTGGACAGGTGATTCCAGGCGAATACGTAGACTACGAACTCAGCAGATGGGATGGCGAGGAGACGATCGAAGTTGAGGTTGAAGGAATAGATGACGCAGTTGTCTATTTGTTCGCGAGTCCATTCTCCTCGCATCAGCGCAATCGACCCAGGTTGGACGAGCATGTTTTCGCCGACTTCTCAAGCCAACCATCGAAAAAGCTTCGTATCCGGCCAACCAATATTGAACTAGACGGGGCTGAGGCATTGTATCTTTCGGTGCATGCATATTCTCAGACCGAGGCTGGTGCCGGGATGGCATCAAGCCAGACCTTACCACTTCGTTACAGCATGCGGGTCGTGCAAAGCTCTTCAGCTATTCAAAGGGAACAGACGGCAGCCCAGTTAGATACTCATGAACCTGGCGATGTGCAGTGTAAGAACTGTCATCAGTGGGTGCCTCAGAGGACGCTTGTTCTGCATGAGAACTTTTGTTTGCGCAATAATGTGCTTTGCCCTCAGTGCGGTAATGTCTTCCAGAAGCGCTCTCCAGAGTGGGATAATCATTGGCACTGCCCTCACGATTCGTCCCACGGTAATGATATTCCTAGCAAAGATAGGCATGACGGTATCTTCCATACCAGGCGCTTATGTCCTGATTGTGGATTCGAAGCCGACAGCCTCCCGAGCCTCGCTCAACATCGCACGACTGTGTGTCCAGAGAAGCCAATTCTATGTCAATTCTGTCACCTCGTGGTACCGCAGCGAGGGGAGACGGACCCTGACATGCTCGACCCTGAGGTGTTGTTGTCCGGTCTCACTCCGCATGAATTGGTTGACGGTGGCCGGACGACAGAATGCCATCTCTGCAACAAGATCATTCGACTCCGGGATATGAAGACGCACCTGCGCCACCATGATCTCGAGCGTCTCTCTCGACCGGCGCCCCGTATCTGTTTGAACCAGAATTGTGGCAGAACGCTCGATGCACGAGCAGCACAGAGCACAATCACTCCAGGAACCGACACGCTAGGCCTCTGCAGTATCTGCTTCGGACCTCTGTACGTAGATACATACGATCCGGAAGGAAAACTACTTCGTCGCCGCATTGAGCGCCGATATCTCTCCCAGCTGATGTCAGGATGTGGGAAGCCCTGGTGTCAGAATGAGTACTGCAAGACAGGAAAGCAACACCGGCTATCCATCAACACCAGCGATGGCGGAACGACGTCTATGAGCGTTGCGCAAATCTTGACCTTGGTGCGACCCCTGATAGATGCCATCAATCTCCGGAGGGACGCGCCGAACACTGCACCTTTCTACCTTTGCACCGATCAAGTCAGCCAGCAGCGACGGATTCAGGCGGAGATGAttgctgctgaaggagctaTGACCGGAGGCAAGGCATATGATCTGCCATGGTgtgttgctgctgtcgaAGCAACCGCTGGGGATCTTGACAAAGCACGAGAGTGGTTGACAAATTGGGCGCCCGCTAGAGATGAGGAACAAACGTTCTGTTAG
- a CDS encoding proteasome regulatory particle base subunit RPT6 yields the protein MALDNYYRNKIESMKLEIIQGQAVLRRLEAQRNDYNSRVRLLREELGLLQQPGSYVGEVVKVMSTKKVLVKVHPEGKYVVDIADGVDITKLTVGKRVALLSDSYKLEKMLPSSVDPLVSLMMVEKVPDSTYDMIGGLDQQIKEIKEVIELGLKHPELFESLGIAQPKGVLLYGPPGTGKTLLARAVAHHTDCRFIRVSGSELVQKYIGEGSRMVRELFVMAREHAPSIIFMDEIDSIGSSRIDSAGSGDSEVQRTMLELLNQLDGFEPTKNIKIIMATNRLDILDPALLRPGRIDRKIEFPPPSVEARADILRIHSRSMNLTRGINLTKIAEKMNGCSGAELKGVCTEAGMYALRERRVHVTQEDFDLATAKILNKHDDKEVAVSKLFK from the exons ATGGCGCTGGACAACTACTATCGCAATAAGATCGAGAGTATGAAACTCGAGATTATCCAAGGCCAGGCTGTTTTACGTCGACTGGAAGCACAGCGCAACGACTATAATTCGCGAGTTCGCCTACTACGAGAGGAGTTGGGCTTGCTTCAACAACCTGGGTCTTATGTGGGAGAGGTCGTGAAGGTGATGAGCACCAAGAAGGTTCTTGTCAAGGTACATCCAGAAGGAAAATATG TCGTTGACATTGCAGACGGGGTCGATATTACGAAACTTACTGTGGGCAAGCGTGTTGCGTTGCTTTCAGACTCTTATAAATTAGAAAAAATGTTGCCATCGTCGGTTGACCCGCTCGTTTCGCTTATGATGGTCGAGAAGGTGCCTGACAGCACATACGATATGATCGGAGGCCTTGATCAACaaatcaaggagatcaaggaagtCATTGAGCTTGGTCTCAAGCATCCAGAACTGTTCGAGTCTCTTGGTATCGCACAGCCCAAAGGTGTTCTTCTTTACGGGCCGCCCGGAACCGGTAAAACACTGCTCGCCCGAGCGGTAGCCCATCACACAGATTGCCGATTCATCAGGGTCAGCGGCTCGGAACTAGTCCAGAAATACATTGGTGAGGGTAGTCGCATGGTGCGTGAGCTGTTCGTCATGGCTCGAGAACATGCACCAAGCATTATCTTCATGGACGAGATTGACAGTATCGGTTCTAGCCGTATAGACTCGGCTGGCTCTGGAGATTCAGAGGTGCAGCGTACAATGTTGGAGCTGCTCAATCAGCTGGATGGGTTTGAGCCCACAAAaaacatcaaaatcatcaTGGCTACGAACCGACTTGATATCCTGGATCCCGCTTTGTTGCGGCCCGGAAGGATTGACCGGAAGATCGAGTTTCCACCGCCATC GGTGGAAGCTCGTGCCGATATTCTACGCATTCACTCACGGTCGATGAACCTGACGCGAGGCATCAACTTGACGAAGATTGCAGAGAAGATGAATGGATGCTCAGGAGCAGAACTGAAGGGTGTGTGCACCGAGGCAGGCATGTACGCGCTTCGGGAACGACGAGTGCACGTCACGCAGGAAGATTTTGACCTAGCCACTGCCAAGATTCTCAACAAACACGATGACAAGGAGGTTGCTGTCTCGAAACTGTTCAAGTAG
- a CDS encoding calcium/hydrogen antiporter, translating into MDNSQRVPDISRFSQAETTSRLSSTVSTGSTSSDTIRPTRPMANSRRSYGTISSSDLADFDTLPNDGQADNSSRIPSSQSPSVAALPSDRPRKPSVTRRISSRRQVPHKGQEFSTDDDVQEVEEDIAMQQQGSNPQPSPRLRPLRKQSSTLRRRLNARPSPLARADSDNDSGEESLLPESCMEAIGTRPPSQQSEASSHHGINHGDGDNDETSDAESFTLKDRQQAINETHPFGIRLWKPALYKKSRSVEKTAEGDIHSSPGGRVGNILFLANLLWTAFFGWWLALAALFGAIACFIFAYSPSAVEYGKVFWGLSWYLLYPFGSFVRLETDEHYAEEDEGEGRSISEYEQWQNGDLEHGRLFFGPRSSRSLVGRRRNSIDSVSEQDSLLGRTQRISPRESNLHSKRRLFGRGEWTLGRVVFFVFFYFLIGPLMLFVSMVCWLLVFWIPMGRVTLILFDHLRRHPLALSFHSDTSYTRLSPGSPSSILLCTYRAAGLSYWKYTVDGTNIFLINLLGVVLFVIIDYFLLAETLGLHNWMTHPGFVFTLALVSIIPLAYFIGQAVASISAQSSMGLGAAVNAFFSTVVEVYLYCVALTEGKGQLVEGSIIGSIFAGILFLPGLSMCFGAIRRKTQRFNVKSAGVTSTMLMFAVIAAFGPTLFYQIYGSHELNCYSCAETTDSGIKDCRRCYFAQVPAVDDNFFRKVVQPYSWFAALFLFLSYIIGLWFTLRTHAALIWATEVEEKKAAVLQQEQSAYEPRHLLSPAGTANATSSNAKGSIRDSQLYKRILGQSLKQVGLSENANEDASHQPESSSARDKGAMPYIVPPRTEDEDGYSSFKGFRGYTGEENEDLVRQVTEVAATAAAVAARDVARTRKPSVQQGTARHSNKITGDLSKSVLEDQEDVGIEHTHASGGHDAPNWSKAKSSIILLVATILYAIIAEILVNTVDVVLESVDIDEKFLGITLFALVPNTTEFLNAISFAMNGNIALSMEIGSAYALQVCLLQIPALVLFSALYSRILDPSDLLTHSFNLIFPQWDMVSVILCVFLLSYVYGEGKSNYFKGSILVLTYLVVVIGFYLAGYSNVDTMGVDRFDTLALGPIRSENFHTIGQPTRGMAF; encoded by the exons ATGGATAACAGCCAGAGAGTCCCAGATATCTCTCGTTTCTCCCAAGCTGAAACGACATCGCGTTTGAGCTCGACCGTAAGCACTGGATCTACGTCGTCTGATACCATTCGTCCGACTAGACCTATGGCGAACAGTAGGAGAAGCTACG GGACTATAAGCTCTTCTGATTTGGCGGACTTCGACACATTGCCGAATGACGGCCAGGCCGACAACTCCAGTCGCATACCTTCCTCCCAATCACCATCTGTGGCAGCGTTACCGTCAGATAGGCCGAGAAAGCCATCTGTAACACGTCGGATATCTTCAAGGCGACAGGTCCCGCATAAAGGCCAGGAGTTCTCTACAGACGATGATGTccaggaggtcgaggaggatatAGCCATGCAACAACAGGGCTCAAACCCCCAGCCTTCGCCGAGACTGCGCCCATTGAGGAAACAGAGCTCGACACTGAGGCGCAGGTTGAACGCTCGACCCAGTCCGTTGGCACGAGCGGACTCTGACAATGACAGTGGGGAGGAATCGTTATTACCAGAGTCCTGCATGGAGGCTATAGGAACGCGACCGCCGTCGCAGCAGTCAGAGGCCAGCTCCCATCATGGGATCAATCACGGTGATGGCGACAACGATGAGACGAGCGATGCGGAGAGCTTCACCCTGAAAGATCGTCAACAGGCCATCAACGAAACGCACCCATTTGGCATCAGACTATGGAAGCCGGCTCTCTACAAGAAGAGCCGTTCCGTGGAGAAGACTGCTGAGGGAGATATTCATTCGTCTCCTGGCGGCAGAGTGGGAAATATACTCTTCTTGGCCAATTTGCTCTGGACTGCTTTCTTTGGGTGGTGGCTCGCTCTTGCTGCTCTCTTCGGTGCCATCGCATGTTTCATATTTGCATATTCTCCTAGCGCAGTGGAGTACGGAAAAGTCTTCTGGGGACTTTCATGGTACCTCCTCTATCCATTCGGGTCTTTTGTTCGTCTGGAGACCGACGAACACTATgcggaggaagatgagggtgAAGGCCGCAGCATTAGCGAGTATGAGCAATGGCAGAACGGTGATCTCGAGCACGGCAGGCTTTTCTTTGGCCCCCGTAGCAGCCGGTCTCTCGTGGGTAGGCGTCGCAATAGCATTGACTCTGTGAGCGAACAGGACAGTCTGCTTGGCAGAACGCAAAGAATCTCACCTCGTGAAAGCAACCTGCATTCGAAACGCCGCTTGTTCGGCCGCGGAGAATGGACATTAGGACGTGTCGtattcttcgtcttcttttATTTTCTAATTGGCCCTTTGATGCTGTTTGTGTCCATGGTATGCTGGTTGCTTGTATTCTGGATCCCCATGGGACGTGTGACCCTCATTCTATTcgatcatcttcgtcgtcaccCGCTGGCCTTATCCTTCCATTCTGATACATCTTACACTCGACTGAGTCCCGGCTCCCCCTCATCGATACTCTTATGCACTTACCGTGCGGCTGGACTGAGCTACTGGAAATATACGGTGGATGGTACCAATATTtttctcatcaatctccttgGTGTTGTGCTGTTTGTCATCATCGACTACTTCCTCTTGGCTGAAACGCTGGGTCTGCATAACTGGATGACACATCCTGGCTTCGTTTTTACTCTCGCACTGGTCTCCATTATTCCTCTGGCCTATTTCATCGGGCAGGCCGTTGCGTCCATCTCTGCACAATCATCAATGGGCCTGGGTGCCGCCGTCAACGCTTTCTTCTCGACTGTCGTTGAAGTTTATCTTTACTGTGTCGCGCTGACAGAAGGCAAAGGGCAGCTCGTCGAGGGCAGTATCATTGGAAGTATTTTTGCGGGTATACTGTTTCTCCCTGGGCTGTCCATGTGCTTCGGCGCTATCAGACGCAAAACGCAGCGATTCAACGTCAAATCTGCCGGAGTTACATCGACCATGTTGATGTTCGCCGTGATCGCTGCATTCGGTCCAACGCTGTTCTATCAGATATACGGCAGT CACGAATTGAACTGCTACTCGTGCGCTGAGACTACGGACTCGGGCATCAAAGATTGCCGCCGCTGTTACTTTGCCCAAGTTCCAGCTGTGGACGACAATTTCTTCCGAAAAGTAGTTCAGCCTTATTCATGGTTTGCCGCTCTGTTTCTGTTCTTATCATACATAATTGGGCTGTGGTTCACACTCAGAACCCATGCTGCCCTCATCTGGGCCACAGAAgttgaggaaaagaaggccgCGGTCCTCCAGCAGGAGCAATCGGCCTATGAACCCAGACATCTGCTATCCCCCGCTGGAACTGCAAATGCCACCAGCAGCAACGCTAAGGGCTCTATTCGAGACTCACAGCTCTATAAGAGGATCTTAGGACAGTCCCTGAAGCAGGTTGGCTTGTCCGAAAATGCTAATGAAGACGCTTCACACCAGCCTGAGTCGAGCTCGGCTCGAGATAAAGGCGCGATGCCATATATCGTGCCCCCACGaacggaggatgaggacggtTATTCTAGCTTCAAAGGCTTCCGAGGATATACTGGAGAAGAAAACGAAGATTTAGTGCGCCAGGTGACCGAAGTCGCAGCGACAGCGGCCGCCGTTGCCGCTCGTGATGTTGCTCGGACACGCAAGCCATCCGTCCAGCAGGGCACTGCACGTCACAGCAATAAGATCACAGGTGATCTTTCGAAGTCCGTTCTGGAGGACCAAGAAGACGTCGGGATTGAGCACACACATGCTAGCGGCGGTCATGACGCGCCAAATTGGAGCAAAGCTAAGAGCTCGATCATTCTCCTCGTGGCCACAATACTGTACGCTATCATAGCCGAGATTCTCGTGAACACCGTGGATGTTGTCCTCGAGAGCGTTGACATAGACGAGAAATTCCTTGGAATTACCCTCTTTGCGCTTGTCCCCAATACTACGGAATTTCTG AACGCTATTTCCTTCGCGATGAACGGTAACATTGCATTGTCAATGGAAATCGGTTCGGCCTACGCATTGCAAGTCTGTCTGCTCCAGATCCCCGCGCTGGTCCTATTCAGTGCACTCTACAGCCGTATCCTCGATCCCTCGGACCTTTTGACGCATTCCTTCAA CCTCATCTTCCCCCAATGGGATATGGTATCTGTTATACTCTGTGTATTCCTCCTGTCCTACGTGTATGGCGAAGGGAAGAGCAATTATTTCAAGGGTTCGATCCTCGTACTCACCTACCTGGTGGTGGTTATCGGGTTCTACTTGGCCGGCTACAGTAATGTTGACACGATGGGTGTCGATCGCTTCGACACGCTGGCCCTTGGACCAATCAGGTCCGAGAACTTCCACACGATTGGTCAGCCGACACGCGGCATGGCTTTCTAA